AACCAATGAAGATGAAAAAAACATCTGCCATTGAGGTTGTGATATGTGCTTAGtgcactttttcaaattctgtgTTTGGCATTCAATTGATGTTGTCCTTAAGGTTGTGATATGGACATGGGAGAGCATCATATCTTGTTTCCTTTACTATGCTTGAAATTGTACCATTCTAAGCCtcaattatatgtaaatataaccTGCTTTGTTCTTTGGTTTTGTGCTATCTTGGTGGTGCTTTGTTGCTTGTGCTGCGAAAGGGCTTGGTTTGTTACACTAGCTATGAATTtggaaattttcatttttacagCATTGAGAATTTACATGGAGGGGGGAATATAATTAGGCTGTGTTTGGTCATTTGCAGTGTTTCGTGTCATTCGGGGGAGGGGGGAATATAATTAGGCTGTGATGATGGGGTTAATTCAGAAGTGTAATTGGGGCCCCATCGATATGGCGGGGTAATCGTTACTTGAATAGGCCAAgttgcagtttgtggtactcTCCATAAACTGCAATTTCCATTCGGGTGaggttttgcagccattcgatgTTAGACTCCTAGATTACGCATGTTGTccatatttacaccattctgagcCACATTTATTGTCTTATTCAATATGGGGAACCGGATGGGAATGctcatattttttgttttgtgatttgcatgcttttgttgttgtttgtatTCTGTTGCGATAGTTGTGTAATGTGTAAATTAAACCCCCTcggctgtgatgatgacaaccgCATGTTAGGATTAGGGAACCGGATGGGAATGATCcaccttttcattatttttttagcgATGGATTCTCAAGACTCTGGACATATGTACTTCACCAACCTCCTTAGCCAAGATCCTCAACTCGATGCCTCTCCACCCTTACCCCCTAACGAGCCTAACGGCGTTAGAAAATCAGTGAGGGGTGCAAACTTCACCCCtgaagaagacaagttacttgtctccgcatggctaaattgtagccttgatgccGTTCAGGGAACAGATCAGAAACATTCCCAACTTTGGGAAAAAATCTTTGAGTACTTTCAGCAATATAAAGAAACCACAAATAAGCGGACAATAAAGTCCTTAATACATCGGTGGTCGGTTATTCAAAAGGCCACGAATaaattttgtgcgaaactagCTCAAGTTGAAGGGTgaaatcaaagtggcatgactGAGCAAGATAAGGTAAAAATACCATACGCTTACttattttacaagtaaaatattttttcattttcagtggTTTAACatggattttatttgtttaaatacaagtttgaGAAGGCGAAGATTATGTACCAATCACTAGAGAAATGCAGTTTCCAGTTTGAGCATTGTTGGCACCTAttgaaggaccaacctaagtggatttggcgcGCCACAAAGGATGTGACGCCGCGAAGGAAGACGATGTCCCCGTCCCTGACCCCGACCTCAACTCGATGTTCCGCCGCTACGGAGGATCCGTTTTTTGATCTCGAGACGGAGACTGTGATAGAAAATGAAGTTGCTAAATTGGACCGACCAATGGGCAGGAAAGCTGAAAAAGGGAAACGAAAGGCCCAAGGCAAGCACGCAGAGGAAAATTTCCAACTTAGaaagatgaagt
This is a stretch of genomic DNA from Carya illinoinensis cultivar Pawnee chromosome 15, C.illinoinensisPawnee_v1, whole genome shotgun sequence. It encodes these proteins:
- the LOC122296168 gene encoding uncharacterized protein LOC122296168, which produces MTEQDKFEKAKIMYQSLEKCSFQFEHCWHLLKDQPKWIWRATKDVTPRRKTMSPSLTPTSTRCSAATEDPFFDLETETVIENEVAKLDRPMGRKAEKGKRKAQGKHAEENFQLRKMKYTLLEESRAQEKEFYRLKAEKMEYDKEKEEKKLRQEDERLRLEAEKVELAKKESDQRIMMMDVSVMPEMQRLYFQQLQRKIMMRRSNARDLD